The genome window ATGATCTTCAGGTAATGTTTCCAGATAATCTATAACGTCCTCTGGTGTTATATTCCATGCATCTTCAATGCTTTTACCTTTTGCCAGGAGAGCCACGGTATTGGCACAGGCAGTTGTATTCATGCACCCTTGAACCTGGAAAGATACGTATTCGATCAAATCGTTTTGGATACTAAGATAAAATTCTACGGTATCACCGCAATCCCCGGTTTTTTTTCCATATCCATCGGGTTTTGCCAATATTTCCCGGTTATCCGTTTTAAAGGCCATCGCCAAATAATGTGAGGAATGATCCTGCCAGAAATTCATTTTTCCACTCTCGTTGTTCATATTTATAAATGTAATTAAAATTTTTAAAAATAGTTGCTTTGTCTCGACTAAATAGTAATTATAAAAAAAATGCGTATTTTTTTTATACCAATTTATTTTAAAAACATAAAGAGCTGATAAATATTCTGTGAGTTTTATTAAAAAATCAAAAATTGTTGTAATCTGCGGTCCAACCGGCATCGGTAAAACATCATTGGCAATTAAAACGGCAAAATTGTTCTCCGGTGAAATTATCAGTGCGGACTCAATGCAGATATACAGATATATGAACATCGGTACTGCTAAACCGACCCTTGCTGAACAAACCGCTGTTTTTCATCATATGATTGATATTATTGATCCTGATGAACAGTTTGATGCGGCTGATTTTGCAGCAAAAGCCCGTAATGTAATAGCTGAATTGTGTGAAAAAGATATTTTACCCTTTGTGGTGGGTGGAACCGGATTTTATATTAAGGCGCTCCAGCATGGACTATTCCGGGCCAGGCCTGCGGATCAAAAAATTTTAATAAGGTTAAAAGAGGAGGCCATCAAATTTGGTTCGTCTGCCTTACATTCAAGGTTAGAGGAAATAGATTCGGATGCGGCGCATAAAATTCATTGCAACGACACCTTCAGAATTGTACGGGCGCTTGAGACCTTTGAGTCCACAGGTAAAAAAATATCCGAATATCAAAAAGAACATAATTTTGGAGATAACCTGTTTGATGTTTTGAAAATCGGCCTTGCAGTAGATAGAAATCGGCTTTATGAACGAATCAACAAAAGAGTCGATCTTATGCTGGAATCCGGCTTTGCTGATGAGGTCAAAAACCTGCTTGAGAAAGGGTATAATAAAAATCTGAAGGCCATGCAATCGATTGGTTATCGTCATCTCGTTGAATTTATTAAAGGACAAAGTTCGTGGGAAAAGACTGTAAGACTCTTTAAGCGGGATACCAGGAGATATGCGAAACGTCAGTTAACATGGTTTAATGCTGATCCGGAAATTATATGGCTGGATCCTGCTGAAATAGATCAAGCGACAAAATTAATAAAAAAATTTATTGTGGTATAACCTCCTCTTTAAGCATGCAGCAGGCGATCCTGAATTCGGGTGTGCCGTTTGTCTTATATTCCAGATTGTCGGATTGAATAATCCTGTTCATCACGCAGCCTTCAGGGATATTCAATTTAAACAAATGGCTTTCGTTGATGTTGCCGGTCTTTATCAGCCTGTTCTCCTTGATCATCATGCTGTGCATGGGGAAATCTTCGCACAATGGGCATCTATAGACCCTGCCGTTGGGGAAAATGAAATAATTATCTGCAACCAGGCCTGCGCATTCAAAAGTATCTTCCGGACTTAAAAAAACTTTCGGGTAGGTTACGGTTATTCCGAGGTCTGCTGTTTTTTCAGCTGCTTCAGGTATAATTTCAGTCCATAACGCGCGCGGGACCTGAATCCCGGTCTTATTAATTTTGGTCCGGTCTGTTGCCGGGAAATCCTTTTTAACCGGATTTCCTCTTACACCGATAACCTGGATGAAAAATCTATCAACACCGAGTCTTTCTAAAAGAGGCGGCATCATTTTGAGTTCATCAATATTAAGACTGCTTACCGTATAGATAACGCTGGTGTTAAAGCCTTTTTTTACAGCATCCTGGATGCCTGCCATGCATCTGT of Desulfosarcina sp. BuS5 contains these proteins:
- a CDS encoding iron-sulfur cluster assembly scaffold protein codes for the protein MFIYLYICIESALIISPENNFAVLIANDVLPMPVGPQITTIFDFLIKLTEYLSALYVFKINWYKKNTHFFYNYYLVETKQLFLKILITFINMNNESGKMNFWQDHSSHYLAMAFKTDNREILAKPDGYGKKTGDCGDTVEFYLSIQNDLIEYVSFQVQGCMNTTACANTVALLAKGKSIEDAWNITPEDVIDYLETLPEDHMHCAELTIGAFYLSLSSCQELNKKHRKEIHH
- the miaA gene encoding tRNA (adenosine(37)-N6)-dimethylallyltransferase MiaA; the encoded protein is MAIKTAKLFSGEIISADSMQIYRYMNIGTAKPTLAEQTAVFHHMIDIIDPDEQFDAADFAAKARNVIAELCEKDILPFVVGGTGFYIKALQHGLFRARPADQKILIRLKEEAIKFGSSALHSRLEEIDSDAAHKIHCNDTFRIVRALETFESTGKKISEYQKEHNFGDNLFDVLKIGLAVDRNRLYERINKRVDLMLESGFADEVKNLLEKGYNKNLKAMQSIGYRHLVEFIKGQSSWEKTVRLFKRDTRRYAKRQLTWFNADPEIIWLDPAEIDQATKLIKKFIVV
- a CDS encoding radical SAM protein, with the protein product MKRTVSFSKESSNIFFHILTDCNLRCIHCYINREQHGSNSLSLPEIEEWLDLFAEKDKKTNLILLGGEPTLHPDLPLAIKKARSLAYSSITVDTNGYLFNNILTKIGPDEIDFFSFSIDGATRTTNDMIRGKGSYDRCMAGIQDAVKKGFNTSVIYTVSSLNIDELKMMPPLLERLGVDRFFIQVIGVRGNPVKKDFPATDRTKINKTGIQVPRALWTEIIPEAAEKTADLGITVTYPKVFLSPEDTFECAGLVADNYFIFPNGRVYRCPLCEDFPMHSMMIKENRLIKTGNINESHLFKLNIPEGCVMNRIIQSDNLEYKTNGTPEFRIACCMLKEEVIPQ